A section of the Serratia liquefaciens ATCC 27592 genome encodes:
- the fliF gene encoding flagellar basal-body MS-ring/collar protein FliF — protein sequence MNASISATESRDNGLLAMWNRLRANPKVPLLIAASAAIAIVVALLLWVKSPDYRVLYSNINDRDGGAIVTQLTQMNIPYRFAENGAALLIPAEKVHETRLRLAQLGLPKGGAVGFELLDQEKFGISQFSEQINYQRALEGELSRTIESLGPVQNARVHLALPKPSLFVREQKSPSASVTLTLQPGRALDDGQINAIVYMVSSSVAGLPPGNVTVVDQAGRLLTQSDGTGRDLNAAQLKYASEVENRYQRRIEAILAPMVGSANVRAQVTAQIDFSTREQTDEQYQPNQEPNKAAVRSQQMSQSDQIGGPLVGGVPGALSNQPSAPAAAPIETAQPATAGNNADAAKTDTATARSSAAKGSGPQNSRRDETINYEVDRTIRHTQHKAGTVQRLSVAVVINYRGTDKDGKPLPMSKEQLAQIESLARESMGFSSARGDTLNVVNTPFTDNEITGGELPFWQSQSFIDRLIDAGRYLLILLVAWVLWRKLVRPQLQNRQAVQKAALAAAATPMAKPADSSKPSNEELAQHKKSQQRVSAEVQSQRIRDLADKDPRVVALVIRQWMSNEL from the coding sequence ATGAATGCTTCAATCTCCGCTACCGAAAGCCGCGATAATGGCCTGCTGGCCATGTGGAACCGCCTGCGCGCCAACCCCAAAGTCCCGCTGCTGATTGCGGCCTCCGCAGCCATCGCCATCGTGGTCGCGCTGCTGTTATGGGTGAAAAGTCCAGACTACCGCGTGCTGTACAGCAACATTAACGATCGCGACGGCGGCGCCATCGTCACCCAACTGACGCAGATGAACATCCCCTACCGCTTTGCCGAAAACGGCGCGGCGTTGCTGATCCCAGCCGAAAAAGTTCATGAAACCCGTCTGCGTTTGGCGCAGCTCGGCCTGCCTAAAGGCGGTGCCGTGGGCTTCGAACTGCTGGACCAGGAAAAATTCGGCATCAGCCAGTTCAGCGAGCAAATCAACTATCAGCGCGCGCTGGAAGGTGAATTGTCCCGTACCATCGAATCACTGGGGCCGGTACAAAACGCCCGGGTGCATTTGGCTCTGCCCAAGCCTTCGCTGTTTGTCCGCGAGCAAAAATCCCCTTCCGCTTCCGTGACCCTGACGTTGCAACCGGGTCGGGCCCTGGATGACGGCCAGATCAACGCCATCGTTTATATGGTCTCGAGCAGCGTAGCCGGTCTACCACCGGGCAACGTGACGGTGGTCGATCAGGCCGGCCGCCTGTTAACGCAGTCCGACGGCACCGGACGCGATCTGAATGCCGCACAGCTTAAGTACGCCAGCGAAGTGGAAAACCGCTATCAGCGCCGTATCGAAGCGATTTTGGCCCCGATGGTCGGCAGCGCTAACGTACGCGCTCAGGTCACCGCACAGATCGACTTCTCCACTCGCGAGCAAACTGACGAACAGTACCAACCTAACCAAGAGCCAAATAAGGCCGCCGTACGCTCACAGCAAATGAGTCAAAGCGACCAAATTGGCGGGCCATTGGTCGGCGGCGTGCCGGGCGCATTGTCAAATCAGCCGAGCGCACCGGCTGCTGCCCCGATTGAAACCGCCCAACCGGCCACCGCCGGCAATAATGCCGACGCAGCTAAAACCGATACGGCCACGGCGCGCAGTTCGGCAGCCAAGGGCAGCGGGCCGCAAAACTCCCGCCGCGATGAAACCATCAACTATGAGGTCGATCGCACCATTCGCCATACCCAGCATAAAGCCGGGACGGTACAGCGCCTGTCGGTCGCGGTGGTCATCAACTATCGCGGCACCGATAAGGACGGCAAACCACTGCCGATGAGCAAAGAGCAGCTGGCGCAGATCGAATCGCTGGCGCGTGAGTCCATGGGCTTCTCCAGCGCCCGTGGCGATACCCTCAACGTGGTCAACACGCCGTTTACCGATAACGAAATTACCGGCGGCGAGCTGCCGTTCTGGCAGAGCCAGTCGTTTATCGATCGTCTGATCGATGCCGGTCGCTACCTGCTGATCCTGCTGGTCGCCTGGGTGCTGTGGCGCAAACTGGTGCGTCCGCAACTGCAAAACCGTCAGGCGGTACAAAAGGCCGCGCTCGCCGCCGCCGCTACGCCAATGGCCAAGCCGGCTGACAGCAGCAAACCCAGCAATGAGGAGCTGGCGCAGCACAAGAAATCCCAGCAGCGCGTCAGTGCAGAAGTCCAGAGCCAGCGGATCCGCGATTTGGCTGATAAAGACCCACGCGTGGTCGCTCTGGTAATCCGCCAATGGATGAGTAACGAACTATGA
- the fliJ gene encoding flagellar export protein FliJ, which yields MKPQSPLITLRDLAQDAVEQATRQLGQVRKAQQAAEQQLSMLLNYQDEYRQKLNNQLSGGMESSNWQNYQQFIGTLEQAIAQHRQQLTQWGEKVDHAMKQWQDKQQRLNAFETLHTRAQSAELQLENKRDQKLMDEFAQRSAQRNIHQ from the coding sequence ATGAAACCACAGTCCCCCCTGATTACCCTGCGCGATCTGGCGCAGGATGCAGTAGAACAGGCGACTCGCCAACTGGGCCAGGTGCGCAAAGCTCAGCAAGCCGCTGAACAGCAACTTTCCATGCTGCTCAACTATCAGGATGAGTACCGTCAGAAGCTGAATAATCAACTGAGCGGCGGTATGGAATCGTCCAACTGGCAGAACTACCAGCAGTTTATCGGCACGCTGGAACAGGCGATCGCCCAGCACCGCCAGCAGTTGACGCAGTGGGGAGAGAAAGTGGACCACGCGATGAAACAATGGCAGGACAAACAGCAACGTTTGAACGCTTTCGAAACCCTGCATACCCGAGCCCAGAGCGCGGAGTTGCAGTTGGAGAACAAACGGGATCAAAAACTGATGGATGAGTTCGCTCAACGCAGTGCACAAAGGAATATACATCAATGA
- the fliH gene encoding flagellar assembly protein FliH, which produces MSDRINTLPWQPWSLSDLNEPKPVLDPLPLPVEITDGAPLDDSLVREQQLTQLRLQAEQQGQQLGYADGQQKGYDAGFQAGMEEGRQQGLLEAQQQQQPLTAHWQHLVTEFQHTLDALDSVIASRLMQLALTAAKQVLGQPPVCDGTALLAQIQQLIQQEPMFSGKPQLRVHPDDYQRIEQQLGATLSLHGWRLLADGQLHPGGCKVSADEGDLDASLATRWHELCRLAAPGDV; this is translated from the coding sequence ATGTCTGATCGCATTAATACCCTGCCCTGGCAGCCTTGGTCGCTCAGCGATCTCAACGAGCCCAAACCGGTGCTCGACCCGCTGCCGCTGCCGGTGGAAATCACCGACGGCGCACCGCTGGACGACAGCCTGGTTCGGGAACAACAGCTCACTCAGCTCCGCCTGCAGGCCGAGCAGCAGGGCCAGCAGTTAGGCTATGCGGACGGGCAGCAAAAAGGCTACGACGCCGGCTTCCAGGCTGGCATGGAAGAGGGTCGCCAACAGGGCTTGCTGGAAGCTCAGCAACAGCAACAACCGCTGACCGCGCACTGGCAGCATCTGGTGACGGAATTCCAGCACACGCTGGACGCCCTCGACAGCGTGATTGCCTCGCGCCTGATGCAGTTGGCCCTGACTGCCGCCAAACAGGTGCTGGGCCAACCGCCGGTGTGCGACGGCACTGCCCTGTTGGCGCAGATCCAACAGTTGATCCAGCAAGAGCCGATGTTCAGCGGCAAGCCGCAATTGCGCGTGCACCCGGATGACTATCAGCGAATCGAGCAACAGTTGGGTGCCACGCTCAGCCTGCACGGCTGGCGGTTACTGGCGGACGGTCAGTTGCATCCTGGTGGCTGCAAGGTCAGCGCCGACGAAGGCGATCTTGACGCCAGCCTGGCAACCCGTTGGCATGAACTCTGCCGTCTGGCTGCTCCGGGAGACGTTTAA
- a CDS encoding flagellar hook-length control protein FliK, which produces MNLNALPGLSLPGDSGLLPDAQLPLDESSLSSAFAQLLGARVLPADKSAGKLSPMALSAEEDSAPLSRNQLTQLLAAFGERDGLLAPSLLTQGQPAAISNDEEPTLKQLSHDAALRPAGEIDAATLQALFAMLPIAIPPAMPDAGTGSAELSLEGDRDTPQAATIQSASLGRQTEVTGTQKAPTPVTPASLGSESRADIPQQIAVAHEKPDAAALKLGADSQSPTSNVPLMAPPVSSPTIAAAPGAALVTAPPTPQLNAQLGSPEWQQALNQQVLMFHRNGQQSAELRLHPQDLGALQITLKLDDNQAQLHIASAHGQVRAAVEAAMPQLRHALAESGINLGQSSVGGDQMPQWQQAQQHNGGQQGRPDYRERQGDGDLSTDAHSAPLELQAMARAVSGVDIFA; this is translated from the coding sequence ATGAACCTGAACGCTTTGCCGGGCCTGTCGCTGCCGGGCGACTCCGGCCTGCTGCCGGACGCGCAGCTCCCGCTGGATGAGTCATCGCTCTCTTCCGCTTTTGCTCAACTGCTTGGCGCCCGCGTGCTGCCAGCCGACAAGTCCGCAGGCAAACTGTCACCGATGGCGTTGAGCGCAGAAGAAGACTCTGCGCCGCTGAGCCGCAACCAACTGACGCAGTTACTGGCCGCATTCGGCGAACGCGATGGGCTGTTAGCGCCTTCGCTGTTAACGCAAGGCCAGCCAGCCGCCATCAGTAACGACGAAGAGCCGACGTTGAAGCAACTGTCGCACGACGCCGCGCTGCGGCCTGCCGGTGAGATCGACGCCGCTACGCTGCAAGCGCTGTTCGCCATGCTGCCAATCGCTATTCCCCCAGCAATGCCTGATGCAGGTACCGGCTCGGCGGAACTGAGCCTTGAAGGCGATCGAGATACCCCTCAGGCTGCAACGATCCAGAGCGCTTCACTGGGGCGCCAGACTGAGGTAACCGGCACGCAAAAGGCACCAACGCCGGTAACCCCAGCTTCGCTCGGCAGTGAAAGCCGTGCCGACATCCCACAGCAAATTGCAGTTGCGCACGAAAAACCGGATGCAGCGGCGTTGAAGCTTGGCGCCGATAGCCAATCGCCAACATCAAACGTCCCTCTGATGGCCCCACCGGTCTCCAGCCCAACGATCGCTGCAGCGCCAGGCGCTGCGTTGGTCACTGCCCCGCCTACGCCGCAGCTAAACGCCCAGTTGGGCAGCCCGGAGTGGCAGCAGGCGTTGAACCAACAGGTGCTGATGTTCCATCGCAACGGTCAGCAAAGCGCCGAGCTGCGTCTGCATCCGCAGGATCTGGGGGCGCTGCAAATCACCCTCAAGCTGGATGACAACCAGGCACAGCTGCATATTGCCTCGGCACACGGACAGGTTCGTGCCGCCGTGGAGGCCGCGATGCCGCAACTGCGTCACGCGCTGGCTGAGAGTGGCATCAATTTGGGACAAAGCAGCGTGGGCGGCGACCAGATGCCGCAGTGGCAACAGGCGCAGCAGCACAATGGCGGGCAGCAGGGTCGCCCGGATTATCGCGAGCGTCAGGGTGACGGCGATTTGTCCACCGATGCCCACAGCGCACCGCTGGAATTGCAGGCGATGGCCCGCGCCGTCAGCGGCGTTGATATTTTCGCCTGA
- the fliI gene encoding flagellar protein export ATPase FliI, with the protein MTLRLGRWLTSLDALEKRIAHAPTVRRYGRLTRATGLVLEATGLQLPIGATCLIERHDAGEVQEVESEVVGFNGQRLFLMPLEEVEGIVPGARVYARISPEGQSASKQLPLGPALLGRVLDGSAKPLDGLPAPETGYRAPLITAPFNPLQRTPIEQVLDVGVRTINGLLTVGRGQRMGLFAGSGVGKSVLLGMMARYTQADVIVVGLIGERGREVKDFIENILGPEGRARSVVIAAPADVSPLLRMQGAAYATRIAEDFRDRGQHVLLIMDSLTRYAMAQREIALAIGEPPATKGYPPSVFAKLPALVERAGNGISGGGSITAFYTVLTEGDDQQDPIADSARAILDGHVVLSRRLAEAGHYPAIDIEASISRAMTSLIDEEHYRRVRNFKQMLASYQRNRDLISVGAYVAGSDPLLDKAMTLYPQMEAYLQQGIFERSGYQDACQQLQQLIV; encoded by the coding sequence ATGACCCTGCGCCTCGGCCGCTGGCTGACCTCACTGGATGCGCTGGAAAAACGCATCGCACACGCCCCGACGGTACGCCGCTACGGCCGCCTGACCCGCGCCACAGGTTTGGTGCTGGAAGCCACCGGGCTACAGCTGCCGATCGGTGCCACCTGCCTGATCGAGCGTCACGACGCCGGTGAGGTCCAGGAAGTAGAAAGCGAAGTGGTCGGCTTTAACGGCCAGCGGCTGTTTCTGATGCCGCTGGAAGAAGTGGAAGGCATCGTGCCCGGCGCCCGGGTTTACGCCCGCATCTCGCCGGAAGGCCAAAGCGCCAGTAAGCAGCTTCCGCTCGGTCCGGCCCTGCTGGGTCGGGTACTGGACGGCAGCGCCAAGCCGCTCGACGGCCTGCCCGCACCGGAAACTGGCTACCGTGCGCCGCTGATCACCGCCCCATTCAACCCACTGCAACGAACGCCGATCGAACAGGTGCTGGACGTCGGCGTGCGCACCATCAACGGCCTGTTGACCGTCGGTCGCGGTCAGCGCATGGGGCTGTTTGCCGGTTCCGGCGTCGGTAAAAGCGTGCTGTTGGGCATGATGGCGCGCTACACCCAGGCCGACGTGATTGTCGTCGGTCTGATCGGCGAACGTGGCCGTGAGGTGAAAGACTTTATCGAAAACATTCTCGGCCCCGAAGGCCGGGCGCGTTCGGTGGTGATTGCCGCACCGGCGGACGTCTCACCGCTGCTGCGCATGCAGGGTGCAGCCTACGCCACACGCATCGCTGAAGATTTCCGCGATCGCGGCCAGCACGTGCTGTTGATCATGGATTCCCTGACGCGCTACGCCATGGCGCAACGTGAGATAGCCCTGGCCATCGGCGAGCCGCCGGCCACCAAAGGCTATCCGCCTTCCGTCTTCGCCAAGCTGCCGGCACTGGTTGAACGCGCGGGCAACGGCATCAGCGGCGGCGGGTCCATTACCGCCTTTTATACCGTGCTGACCGAAGGCGATGACCAACAGGATCCGATCGCCGACTCGGCACGCGCCATTCTCGACGGCCATGTGGTGCTGTCGCGACGCCTGGCGGAAGCCGGCCACTATCCGGCCATCGACATTGAAGCCTCCATCAGCCGCGCCATGACCTCGCTGATCGACGAAGAACACTATCGTCGGGTGCGTAACTTCAAACAGATGCTGGCCAGCTACCAACGCAACCGCGATTTGATCAGCGTAGGCGCTTACGTCGCAGGCAGCGACCCGCTGCTGGATAAGGCCATGACGCTGTATCCGCAGATGGAAGCCTATCTGCAGCAAGGCATTTTCGAACGCAGCGGCTATCAGGACGCCTGCCAGCAGCTACAGCAGTTGATCGTTTAA
- the fliG gene encoding flagellar motor switch protein FliG, with protein sequence MSLTGTEKSAILLMTLGEDRAAEVFKHLSSREVQQLSGTMASMSQVSHKQLNEILREFEDDAEQYAALSVNASDYLRSVLVKALGEERAASLLEDILESRETTTGMETLNFMEPMSAADLIRDEHPQIIATILVHLKRGQAADILALFDERLRNDVMLRIATFGGVQPAALAELTEVLNNLLDGQNLKRSKMGGVRTAAEIINLMKTQQEEAVIDAMREYDGELAQKIIDEMFLFENLVEVDDRSIQRLLQEVEGESLLVALKGAEQPLREKFLKNMSQRAADILRDDLANRGPVRMSQVENEQKAILLVVRRLAESGEMIIGGGEDTYV encoded by the coding sequence ATGAGTCTGACCGGAACCGAAAAAAGCGCCATCCTGCTGATGACGCTGGGCGAAGATCGCGCCGCCGAGGTGTTCAAACACCTTTCCTCGCGTGAAGTGCAGCAGCTGAGTGGCACCATGGCCAGCATGAGCCAGGTGTCGCACAAGCAGCTCAATGAAATACTGCGCGAATTTGAAGACGACGCCGAACAGTATGCCGCGCTGAGCGTCAACGCCAGCGACTACCTGCGTTCGGTGCTGGTCAAGGCGCTGGGCGAAGAACGTGCCGCCAGCCTGCTGGAGGACATTCTCGAATCTCGCGAGACCACCACCGGCATGGAAACGCTCAACTTTATGGAACCAATGAGCGCGGCCGATCTGATCCGCGACGAACATCCGCAGATCATCGCCACCATCCTGGTTCACCTCAAGCGTGGCCAGGCAGCGGACATTCTGGCGCTGTTCGACGAACGCCTGCGCAACGACGTGATGCTGCGTATCGCCACCTTCGGCGGCGTGCAGCCGGCGGCGCTGGCGGAACTGACCGAAGTGCTGAACAACCTGCTCGACGGTCAAAACCTCAAGCGCAGCAAAATGGGCGGCGTACGCACCGCAGCCGAGATCATCAACCTGATGAAAACGCAGCAGGAAGAGGCGGTTATCGACGCCATGCGCGAATACGACGGCGAGCTGGCGCAGAAGATCATCGACGAGATGTTCCTGTTCGAGAATCTGGTGGAAGTCGACGATCGCAGCATCCAGCGCCTGTTGCAGGAAGTGGAAGGCGAATCCTTGCTGGTGGCGCTCAAAGGCGCGGAACAACCACTGCGCGAGAAGTTCCTCAAAAACATGTCGCAACGCGCCGCAGATATCCTGCGCGACGATCTGGCCAACCGTGGCCCGGTGCGCATGTCGCAGGTGGAGAACGAGCAGAAGGCTATCCTGCTGGTGGTCCGTCGTTTGGCCGAGAGTGGCGAAATGATTATCGGCGGTGGCGAGGACACCTATGTCTGA